ATGATATGATATTACTTAAAAGTGGCCTTGTGCAATGGGTTCAGATAAAGTTGTAAGACATATACTTATAATCCCCAAATCATTTTAAGATGATGTAAGCGCTTACATGTGCGGAAGTGGAATTATTTGAGTCAAGTTTGTAGTAGTATATGATTGGATTCGTTTTTGGGAGTCTAAAAAgttgttattgacaaaatatttgatgcgaactttatttatttttttcatacatcGATGCGATATTTGTAGATATAGTTAACTCAGTTGAGTATATATTTACTTCAATTCACAGTTAAAACAAAAGGATAAGCACTTTGTTATTCTTTCTAATATGATGgttctaaatattttattttgaaaataaaatttaaaaacgaAATTCAGTGCTGTATAATGGAGttaaattttaatacttttaaaacaAGCACTATATTGAGTTTTTTGTcctttcttcatcaaatgatacCCTACAACTGCAAAGAAATGGAGGATCTTTTATAGGTTTTGACCACAATAATGttataagaaattaaaaaatccTAATTATCTTGGAATTCAAGTGGGAATGATTAAGTTACACATCGATTAGAAACGAAGGAAATATTAAATTTACAGGAAAGGTGACTTGTACTCCATTGTCTTAAGATTTTTGGTGAATACGTGATGTTAAAGTCTTTTAGATCTTGAACATTTAGTCCATTTGCGCTTCAAGCCCTCCGCTGACTCTCCTATAAGTGGTATCAACGAACACCCATTGACTTGTGTGATTCTTACTCTAATGCCTTGAATATTGTTCAAACGAGGAGAAGAGATAAATTATTTGTTGTACGGTATATTGAGGACCATAGCCTATTTAAAGAGTAATTTCCAATTAGAATTTTCATTATTTCAAAATGGATCATTGAGCTCatatctaattaattaataaattaattaatttctaaatGAAATTTAATTagccttttaattttatttgatcacTTAACCAGTTAAGATACTTTATTTGATAAAAtagttaatataataaaaatatatatgccCATGTAATATTTATTGGAATTAAAATAATACTTAAGTATACAATATTTCTACAATCTTCCATTTAGACGATATTCTTAATAATCATATCATAGTTCTTTAGGTGCGCATTCGAATGctatttatttttagattttaacttTACAATTTGGTACGCCTTGCACATCAATAATGTGACCAGCGTGGCTGTCATCACTGACGTATAACGAGACAGAACCCCGACGACCACAAGATTAATACAATTGTTGATATAGATTGATAGAGATGAGTGGCATGGAAATGTCATGCAATGTGATCTCTAAGTCATGCATATTTCCAACAGGTACTACTGAAATCTATATTGAGAACAAACTGAAGTTCCCTAGGTGCgatttaaaatttcaatatttgcaCAAAACAAAAACACTTGATATTGTTATaacaataatttttatttctatAGAAAATCAAACATAACATAAAATAATTTGTACCAAAATAAAACTAAAGAATAAAACAtaagaaaataaggaaaatacTCTCACTAATCTAAGGCAATGTCAAAATTAAGACCAGTTAGAATTAAGTCTGTCcctatatattttatcaaaatatGTTTCTCCCGAGTCTTTCTTTCACAGTAAGAtacttaatattaataaaaatttgacTTTGTAGAACTCATATTGTTGTTGGAGTAGAGCACAGTTGCAGTATTGTCATAATAAGCCTTCAAAGGTATTTTAATGCTCCTAGTGACGTGTAGGTTTGTTACAAAGTTCCATAGTCAAATTGCATAATTTGATACCTTAAAGTAAGCCATAAAATATGTTTTGTAATCTTCCAGAAAACGACTCCTCCAGGAAAGAGGAATATGTAAATAGATGTGGAACATATGTTGTCCAGGCATCCTGCAAATCGAAGTCAGAATACCCAATGATATCCAAGTTATCTAACTTCTAATAAGTGAGCACAAAGACTTATATTCTCTTTAGGTAGCGCATTACATACTCTTATTGATATCCAGTGCTGCATACTAGGGTGACTTAGATATATTCGAAGAACTCTTACAATGAATTCTAACTCAGAATGGGTGCAAACTTGAGCATACATAAGACTCTCAATAGCTGAATGCACACCCAGGGAAAGAGCTTCCAATCTTGTTGCTACTCTTCCATAAATGGTAGTTCAATAGATGCTTCGTCACTTCCATTCTACGTAAGGGTAAAGTCACATCTATGGGAATCTCGCTACGAAGGAGCACATCCTTCTCTTTTGCTAACTTTCATGGAGAATTTATCAAGAACTATATCAATATATCTTGTCTGCGACAACCCTAAAATACTAAGTATTTGAATTCCTAAGACAAAGGAGGCGTCTCAATGATCTTTCAACATAAAATTCTTTGTGAGAAATCTCTTAGTCTCATGAGATAAGCCTACATTGTTGCTTCCCAAAAGGATATCATCTAGATGTTGCATCAAGAAAATAAATTTAGTACTATTGAACTTTTGGTAACTCAACCATATTAGTCTCAAGACCAAATGAGGATATAACTTGATAAATTTGTAATACCATTGACGAGAAGCCAGTTTAACACCATAAATCGATTTCTTGAGTTTGAAAACCATATACTTTACGTCTCCTGGCAAAGTTTTATGGTTGCATCATATATATTGTgtcaaatatatttcaattttgacatcatgcaaaacattTAATGAGCAAGTTCACAGGTTTTTGATAAAATTAGGGGAACATATTAATTCTTTTGTAAAAAAACAAGACGCTCCAATTACATATATCCCGTGATGAAAATTTCGTTATTAAAAATGTTATTTGTTAGAGTAGTGTCTAAAGTGACCATATTTGAAGCAGTTAATATCGTTGTCTTTCAACTTATTAATATAGgctttttatatgatttttttaccattttttaaaataaaattctttGGTATTTTTATAAGATTGTTTTTTATGATAATGAGAGTCTTTCTTCCTTCGctaatatttttattatctttGGATTATTAAATGTTCTTAAAAAAACAACTCCATAATGTTCGTAAAATGATATCATGtatatttggattattaagtgtTCTTATAAAACAAGTCCATAATATTCGTAAAATGATATCATATATATGGGAATAtgcttgttttttcttttttgaaatcaAGATATATTAAACAGGGAAAAAAACTCAAGCATCGATTACAAAAGGAAGTTACCACTAGCCAAAAAGACTTTGATTTTCGTAGGAAGGTTTTCTCATTTTGAACTAGTTTCTTAGGCAAATGATGACACGATATTTCTACTTTTTTTCATTATATCTTGGACGAACAAAGTAACATTTGTATGAGATGATCCTCCTTTTTCTACAGCCTTTTTAGCCATCTCACCATACTCTCTtatcctttttcttctttcttcactTTCATCTTTCTTACCCAGTAATCTTTCTATTCCTCTTTCAATATCTTCTTTCTTCACCAACGCACTTGTTTCCTCTTCCACACCCCATCTCATTGGACTCTTCACTCCAATTTTCACACCAACTCTTAATAGTTGCACAACtaaaatttgattcaaaaattGATCTGCAAAAAGTGGCCATGTAACCATTGGTACACCAGCACATATTGCTTCTATAGTAGAATTCCAACCACAATGTGTTAGGAATCCTCCCGTTGAAGGATGTGACAATATCAACAACTGAGGAGCCCAACCCTTAATTACTAACCCTCTACCATTGATTCTACCCTCAAATCCACTTTCCTCAATCCATTTTTCCAACTCTTCTAAATGATTTCCTTTTCTTATAACCCAAATAAAAGCCCTTTTTGTTGTTTCTAATGCTAAACCAAGCTCTATCAATTGAGGTAATGTTAAATTGCATAAACTTCCAAGACATGCATAAATAACACTCTTTGGCTTCTGAGAATCAAGCCACTTCAGATGAATCCATTCATTCACTGAAACATTCATATTATTATTACGTCTTTGAGCCTTATCAAGACTATCAGTGTTACTAAGTGAGACAGGACCAATACACCAAACTTTCTCATTGTATACCTTTTTATAATCCTTTACAAATGGTGACTCTAACTCTTCAAAAGAATTCACAATTACCCCATAAGAACCCATTTCAGCTTCAAGCACATCATTACTAAACTGCTCCCATGCTTCACCCTTTAAGCCTAGTCCAATTTGTGATATGTTTATCTGAAATTTTTCAGAAAAACCAGGCAAATCAAAGTACTCATATGGAGTATTAGCCATGGTTTGCATCATATTACTAACATGTAAATTATGCATAGATAAGAGATAAAagcaacctgttccaacaaaagAAATCCTTGGAATATTGAACTTTCTAGCTATGTTGATTGTATATGGTAAACGCGCATCAGAGATTATGCAACTTGGTGGAGGTGTTAACTCTTCAAATATTTTTTCAGCTTCTTGTTGTAGAAATTTTGATGAATTGAAGAAGTCTGATGCTGCACCAAGTGAAGATAACATGTCAAGATTCTCACACCCTTCTGGTAATCCAGACTCTTTGTATGGAAATTGAAGTTGGATTACATGAATGTGAAGGCCATATTGTAGAAAACGTTGAAAGGTTGATGAGTAACGAGATGCATTTTGTGGAGTTGTTAGTATAGTAACAATAACAttgtgatgttgtgctaatattttAGCAATGTCCATCATAGGGATCATATGACCTTGTGCCATCATTGGAAACAACACAAAGTGTAGCTTTAGATCATTGGGTGCCATGTTCATATAGTTGGAAAGATTAAAAGCTGCCTTGTGCATTGAATCGGCTAAAGTTGTAAGACATTTATAATCCCCTAAGTAGATTTAAGGTGATGTAAGCGCTTACATGTGCAGAAGTTGAGTATTTGATTCAAGTTTGTATATTACATGTTTCTAATATTAAAACAAGCATTATGTTGAGTTTTTGTCCTTTCTTCATCTAATAATACTCTACATCTGCAAAGGAATGGGAGATTTTTGATGGGTTGTGACGACAAAAAATTTATCTTGCTAACCAATTTGTACAATATAACTGTTTTGAAACTATACATCTCACGTGATAAGTGATAAGATCTTCTAAAACTAGAGAATTCAAATTGGATAATAAATGAAAAagttgtttaaattaattttaataattaactaTAGACAACATTTAATATATAAGGCATTTCAAATAAGtctcaatttatttttttaaggttAGTAAAATTAGTTTAAGGTTAGTAAAATTAGTTTCTCCGATGCGTGTATGTAAGCAACAACACACAACCTTGAAAGATTTCTTAATTAATttagaaaactcaaaaaaaaattttgtcttgcaatccatcctaAAGAATGACGTTTAAGAGTTTGAAGTGGTAGTAAATAAGTTAGATTTAAGGCCAAGTTTAATTAATGAATACTTTTATAGGCAAATATGAGTATCAAAACTCTCGCTTAATAGTGTAACCGaaaaaatagattatttaatttttaaataaaaaattaaaataagtagaAGAATGTCACTTttaaaattaagggttaaatacCTTTTACCCCCTGTCAAATAAGCGAGTTTTGATTttgccccctttaaaaaaaaattgttgcgcAGACCTTACCAAATGCAGATTCCAACCATTTAAACCTTTTACCATGTTTTTACCTAGAACACCAGGTTACCATCCTACGTGTCTGTTACCAatttttttctgaaataaatGCCACGTTGGCACATCTTCTTTGTCCCTCCTTCTTCGTTGTTTAGTTACTTTTTTGCATATTTTCCTTGTATTCTTAATTGAAATTACTTATTGTTGATTTCTTGAGTTCCAAAACTCCTTGAATTAAACAGTGAGTTTAACGTAATGCTGTTACCTTGTTTTTTTGAGGAATCAATAGCTAAAACAGAAGAGCAAGACAAAAAGAGAATGTATAAATTTAGACAAGATACATACTACTCAAGACAATCAATCGATAATATCTGTCAAGTCTATTCCACAACTATGACATGCCAATAATCCCACAGTTAGGTTTTACCAACACAGAAGAGAGGAGAATAACACAGAGGTGCCATAAATGAGATAATGTCATTAATGGTGACCAGTGAGGAGGAGTATTAACAAAAAGAACGTAGGAATTTAGGGAATGGCGTCACTTTGTCCTTATGAATCTACACAACAAACACACAAAATCAAAAAACCATAATtaccaaaaaaattcaaataaaatatatacagtaAACACAAACCTTGATAGGTAGCACAGTTCCACTTTCAAGCAAATGAGTGGATCCGGATCCGGCACGAATCTGGAGCGGAAAACGGGTGGAACAGAAGAACGGATCCTCAATGGAATTCAGCACTGCCTTAATCTGCTTCTTCTCGACGGTGAGTAGATGTTTCCTTGACGTAGATCGTGAGTCGGGGGTTTTGTCGAGAAGGTTCTGGAAGAAAACGACGGCCGGTATTTGACCTTGCTTTCTGTCTCTGGCTGCGACTTTACTGCTCGTGCTTTCTCTTGGGATTGCTTGGATTGTGTGGTAGTGACTACGGCGGAGTGATGACAAAGATTCATACCCTAAATTTTTGATTTGGGAATTTTATGGTCTGTAAGGAAGAAGGAGGGACAAATAAGATGTGCCAACGTGGCatttatttcagaaaaaaatTGGTAACAGACACGTAGGATGGTAACCTGGTGTTCTAGGTAAAAACATGGTAAAAGGTTTAAATGGTTGGAATCTGCATTTGGTAAGGTCTgcgcaacaatttttttttaaagggggcaaaatcaaaactcgcttatttggcagggggtaaaagatatttaaccctaaaattaaaaaaaaaaaacttctcgTCTTGAGATTCAAAACATGTCTCCTAAATTAGTTCTCCCCCTCAGTCATGTATTCCAATcaagaaaatatattatattatttaaataaaaattaataaaatatgtacACCTCAGTTATTTATTGATTAATGTGAAAATtttgtcataaaatatattatttttagtagTTAAAGAGGAGGAGCAGACAAGATCTCAAGAGAAGAGAACAATTACTATCAGATCAAAAACTACTAATGGAAAGAAAGGGTCACGACTTCTTAAAATCAGATCAAAATTTCGATCTATTTTTAATTAGTTCAAAGGATAGGATTAATACGtcaatcaatgaagatgcaagaGTTTTTAATTGATCTTTCCGAAAATTATTTTCAAGCCAAAACAATTCTTTTGTCCTCCACTTATTTCACGTTTGTCATATATAGTGTCCGAAACAGATGTCAGAAACCAGGAACCAACTtttctttaaaataatatttaattttcagtAAGTCTTTAAAGCAAATCCCCATGTTGCTAAACTTTTCTTCCAATATAGTATAGTTTATATACCTTAGAACAGAGTATTAGGAGATGTTTAAAACACACAATTGATAGACACTACTAAAATGTAATATTTATCGTTAAATTTTAAGTAGATTAGAGTTATAGGTTctgaaattttaatatttggtgATAATATACGAAAGAACATGATCGAAATCGGCTAAAGATATGTAGTCATACAAGAATTTATTCATGCAAGCATAGAAGAGAATCTTCACGTGACTTTCCTCTTGGTTTTTAGTTTGCGTCCAAGCAGAAAATTTGTGGTAAACATAAAACATACTACAATATCCAAATGATTCTAGCCCCATACTCTCATATAGCCCCATCCATCTAGGACTCTCATATAGTCCAATGTTTGATACAAATTACAAAGAAATTGAAAGCGACAACTCTTCTACAAAAACTTGCCAATATTTATGCAGAAGAGTGTTGTATTTGTCCAAACCTTAAATCAAGTagtaagaagaaaaaagaaatctCATCTATTTGAgttataatttttcaattttgtttttgagaataaaaatatataaccaCATATAATGTGTATACATAAAGAAGGTGCAACAACTTGCACCGGTaacctttttaaaataaaatcaatattacATTTGATCATTTTGTTTTTCACTGAAATATCTCTTGATTATTTTGTTTAGGGTTTCTTCGT
The Vicia villosa cultivar HV-30 ecotype Madison, WI linkage group LG6, Vvil1.0, whole genome shotgun sequence genome window above contains:
- the LOC131612539 gene encoding UDP-glycosyltransferase 73C3-like: MHKAAFNLSNYMNMAPNDLKLHFVLFPMMAQGHMIPMMDIAKILAQHHNVIVTILTTPQNASRYSSTFQRFLQYGLHIHVIQLQFPYKESGLPEGCENLDMLSSLGAASDFFNSSKFLQQEAEKIFEELTPPPSCIISDARLPYTINIARKFNIPRISFVGTGCFYLLSMHNLHVSNMMQTMANTPYEYFDLPGFSEKFQINISQIGLGLKGEAWEQFSNDVLEAEMGSYGVIVNSFEELESPFVKDYKKVYNEKVWCIGPVSLSNTDSLDKAQRRNNNMNVSVNEWIHLKWLDSQKPKSVIYACLGSLCNLTLPQLIELGLALETTKRAFIWVIRKGNHLEELEKWIEESGFEGRINGRGLVIKGWAPQLLILSHPSTGGFLTHCGWNSTIEAICAGVPMVTWPLFADQFLNQILVVQLLRVGVKIGVKSPMRWGVEEETSALVKKEDIERGIERLLGKKDESEERRKRIREYGEMAKKAVEKGGSSHTNVTLFVQDIMKKSRNIVSSFA